In the Arthrobacter sp. 31Y genome, one interval contains:
- a CDS encoding YegP family protein — protein sequence MAGRFEILKDNADGYRFRLTASDGTVVAESPTFKHLEGVVAGINAVRENAATGLIVDRSTTARKAA from the coding sequence ATGGCTGGCAGGTTTGAAATACTCAAGGACAACGCCGACGGTTACCGGTTCCGCCTGACGGCGTCCGATGGAACAGTCGTGGCCGAATCACCCACGTTCAAGCACCTCGAGGGCGTCGTGGCCGGAATCAACGCCGTCCGGGAAAACGCCGCAACAGGACTGATCGTTGACCGGTCCACCACAGCCCGCAAGGCTGCCTAA
- a CDS encoding bifunctional 3'-5' exonuclease/DNA polymerase gives MYLLLAAHQEGAAIQRISPTGKATADARVVTRSDLSGVVREFEAQRPRWVWHRAQDWYPELLSQGIELERCHDLALCGAILAHSEFTAHTDYAKHAVKLTQDDDSTPPRALQPPPPPADQGALFEDLSPSNPKAGLAELKEEFAAQQLAISQVSEAHQQKQRLQLLLAAESACAIIALEMQHVGVPWREELHQQILADVLGPRPPLGHRPPALEALCAELRSILNSPSLNPDSPQDLMRALHRNGIEVKSTRQWELQESKHPAIQPLLAYKKLSRLHTANGWSWLDAWVRDGRFHPEYVVGGVVSGRWASRGGGALQIPRNIRAAVHADPGHKLIVADASQLEPRVLVALAQDTKMAEAARDKDLYAGIAAQGFGGDRAKAKIALLGAIYGATTGESGRLMPQLTRTYPRAVGFVEQAAREGEAGRTVTTRLGRSSPPPSIGWLRSQQSTTAEEQRRADNLARSRGRFTRNFVVQGSAAEWAACWLAELRRRLRTLRAEGSPSGELVFFLHDEVMIHAPASAVDACIRAIEEAAAAAKELMFGRIPVEFPVSLAVVDSYDKAK, from the coding sequence ATGTATTTGCTGCTCGCCGCCCACCAGGAAGGCGCAGCCATACAACGGATATCCCCCACCGGAAAGGCGACTGCTGACGCTCGCGTCGTCACCCGAAGTGACTTGTCCGGCGTCGTGCGTGAATTCGAAGCTCAGCGTCCACGCTGGGTGTGGCATCGTGCCCAGGACTGGTACCCCGAACTGCTGAGCCAGGGCATAGAGCTGGAGCGTTGCCACGACCTCGCGCTCTGCGGAGCCATTCTGGCCCACTCGGAATTCACGGCCCACACGGACTATGCCAAGCATGCGGTCAAGCTCACGCAGGACGATGACTCCACACCGCCGCGCGCCCTTCAACCCCCGCCACCGCCCGCAGATCAAGGCGCCCTGTTCGAGGACCTTTCGCCCTCCAACCCCAAAGCGGGGCTCGCTGAGCTCAAAGAGGAGTTTGCCGCCCAACAACTCGCAATCTCCCAGGTCTCTGAGGCCCACCAGCAGAAACAGCGCCTCCAACTACTGCTCGCCGCTGAGTCTGCTTGCGCCATTATCGCCCTGGAGATGCAGCACGTCGGCGTCCCTTGGCGTGAAGAGCTACATCAGCAGATCCTCGCCGATGTTCTAGGGCCCCGGCCGCCGCTGGGGCACCGTCCACCGGCACTCGAGGCTCTTTGCGCTGAGCTCAGGAGCATCCTCAACTCCCCCAGCCTGAATCCGGACTCCCCTCAGGACCTGATGCGCGCCTTGCATCGGAACGGGATCGAGGTCAAAAGTACCCGGCAGTGGGAGCTTCAGGAGTCGAAGCATCCGGCCATTCAGCCGCTGCTCGCCTACAAGAAGCTCTCCCGGCTGCACACCGCCAACGGCTGGTCCTGGCTGGACGCCTGGGTCCGTGACGGGCGGTTCCATCCCGAGTATGTGGTGGGTGGTGTTGTGTCGGGGCGATGGGCTTCGCGCGGTGGCGGCGCCCTCCAAATCCCGCGAAATATCCGGGCAGCGGTCCATGCGGATCCGGGGCACAAGCTCATCGTTGCCGATGCCTCTCAACTGGAGCCACGTGTGCTCGTGGCCCTGGCCCAGGACACCAAAATGGCGGAAGCAGCCCGGGACAAGGACCTCTACGCAGGCATCGCAGCCCAAGGCTTTGGTGGAGACCGGGCGAAGGCGAAAATCGCGCTGCTGGGAGCCATCTACGGCGCCACCACGGGCGAGTCCGGCAGGCTCATGCCGCAGCTGACGCGGACTTATCCACGCGCCGTCGGCTTCGTGGAGCAAGCAGCACGTGAGGGCGAGGCAGGCCGAACCGTCACCACGCGGCTGGGCAGAAGCAGCCCGCCACCATCGATCGGCTGGCTGCGGAGCCAGCAATCCACCACGGCCGAGGAACAGCGTCGCGCCGACAATCTTGCCCGGTCACGGGGCCGTTTCACCCGGAACTTCGTGGTGCAGGGCTCGGCTGCTGAGTGGGCGGCGTGCTGGTTGGCGGAATTACGACGGCGGCTGCGGACCTTGCGCGCCGAAGGCTCACCCAGCGGCGAGCTGGTCTTCTTCCTGCACGATGAAGTGATGATTCACGCTCCCGCGAGTGCCGTGGACGCTTGTATCCGTGCCATCGAAGAAGCGGCCGCAGCGGCGAAGGAACTCATGTTTGGGCGGATCCCGGTGGAATTTCCGGTGAGCCTGGCGGTGGTCGATTCGTACGACAAAGCGAAGTAG
- the nth gene encoding endonuclease III, with protein MAIAEAGSLLALKRRARKINRILADKYPYAHAELDFRNPFELVVATVLSAQTTDVAVNQVTKILFARYPDARAMAEADPVELETILQPTGFFRAKARNVLALSTRLVDEYDGVVPGRLEDLVTLPGVGRKTANVVLGNAFGVPGITVDTHFGRLARRFGWTASDDPVKIEFDVAELFEPRDWTMLSHRVVFHGRRVCHSRKPACGACPVASLCPSYGEGETDPVKAAKLLKYELAPGNEALLEKLLAETHRAAEIRMESQRRPG; from the coding sequence GTGGCCATCGCTGAAGCTGGTTCGCTGCTCGCGCTCAAACGCCGGGCACGCAAGATCAACAGGATTCTCGCTGATAAGTATCCCTACGCGCATGCGGAGTTGGATTTCAGGAATCCCTTTGAGCTGGTGGTGGCCACGGTCCTCTCCGCCCAAACCACTGATGTGGCGGTCAACCAGGTCACCAAGATCCTGTTTGCCCGCTACCCGGATGCCCGCGCCATGGCTGAAGCTGATCCCGTTGAGCTGGAGACAATACTTCAGCCGACGGGCTTCTTCCGGGCCAAAGCCCGCAACGTTTTGGCGCTCAGCACGCGGCTTGTGGATGAGTACGACGGCGTGGTCCCGGGACGTCTTGAAGATCTGGTGACGCTCCCGGGCGTCGGGCGCAAGACCGCGAACGTGGTGTTGGGCAATGCCTTCGGCGTTCCCGGGATCACGGTGGACACACATTTCGGCAGGCTGGCCCGCCGCTTCGGGTGGACGGCCTCGGATGATCCTGTGAAGATCGAGTTCGACGTCGCCGAATTGTTTGAACCCCGCGACTGGACCATGCTCTCGCACCGGGTGGTGTTCCACGGGCGAAGGGTCTGCCATTCCAGGAAGCCGGCCTGTGGTGCCTGCCCGGTGGCAAGTCTCTGCCCCAGCTACGGCGAGGGCGAAACGGATCCCGTCAAGGCAGCCAAACTGCTCAAGTACGAGCTCGCGCCGGGCAATGAAGCTTTGCTCGAGAAGCTCCTGGCTGAGACGCACCGGGCCGCGGAGATCCGTATGGAATCGCAAAGGAGGCCCGGGTGA
- a CDS encoding NUDIX hydrolase, giving the protein MTALEELSALVTRFEEGQQQHSALWERLPVTPETNRAAAVLMLFGVLDNVPAESGRPIAPADLDVLLLERAHTLDDHPGQVAFPGGSVDPEDESVVAAALREAVEETGLDASGVRVLGVISELGLIRSNFRVTPVLAWWDAPSPVRVVDYAESAQVFRVPVRDLLDPVNRVTATISRFGRTYTSPGFTVNGVLVWGFTGMVLSGLFDELGWTVPWDKAKLRDIDL; this is encoded by the coding sequence GTGACCGCGCTTGAGGAACTGTCTGCACTGGTGACCCGCTTTGAAGAGGGCCAGCAGCAGCACTCGGCCCTCTGGGAAAGGCTTCCTGTCACCCCCGAAACCAACCGCGCTGCGGCAGTCCTGATGCTTTTCGGCGTGCTGGACAACGTCCCTGCCGAGTCGGGTCGCCCTATCGCGCCGGCCGATCTTGATGTCCTCTTGCTGGAACGGGCACATACCCTCGATGACCATCCGGGCCAGGTGGCGTTCCCGGGCGGCAGCGTGGACCCGGAAGACGAGTCTGTGGTGGCCGCAGCGCTTCGCGAAGCTGTGGAAGAAACCGGGCTGGACGCCAGCGGTGTCCGGGTTCTTGGTGTCATTTCGGAACTTGGCCTCATCCGGAGCAACTTCCGGGTGACACCGGTGCTGGCCTGGTGGGATGCGCCATCACCTGTTCGCGTCGTGGACTACGCCGAGTCAGCGCAGGTCTTCAGGGTGCCGGTGCGCGACCTCCTGGATCCAGTCAACCGTGTCACTGCCACCATCTCCAGGTTCGGCCGCACGTACACAAGTCCTGGCTTCACCGTAAACGGCGTGCTGGTGTGGGGCTTTACCGGGATGGTCCTCAGCGGCCTGTTCGACGAACTGGGATGGACCGTTCCCTGGGACAAGGCCAAGCTGCGCGATATTGACCTTTAG